The Podospora pseudopauciseta strain CBS 411.78 mitochondrion, complete sequence, whole genome shotgun sequence sequence GACTACACGTTATACGCCCTTTATCCATAATGTTGTGCATACTTCGTCTGCCTAAAACATATGTTGAACAAGGGTGAAAATATAGTCCAGTTATAGCTGAAAAGTTATAAGTTATTCGAATTTAGATTATAGTACAGTATTTTCATTAGCCCCTTATATTAACAGTAAAGTAGTTCTTATTATAGGTATATGTTTATTAATTGGTGCTATGGCTAAAAGTGTGCGCTGATGAGCTTTATTTTGAAATGGAGATATAATCTCTAAACATTGGTCAAATATGTTTCTGACTACGAAATTAGGTGGCGGGGAAATCCCAAAGTTGAACATAGCATTTTCGCGTAATGAAGAGATTAGATCCAATCATGGGGATCGATTAGCTCTTCTAGTCAAGTTTTCTATGATTAAGACTATACTGTTTGAAGTTCATCTACCAGTTGTCTCAAGCCATGGACTTCAGCGTGCCTGAGATAGGCTGAATGCGGCAAACCTTTTTCTTGAACTTTTGGATAGGGTTATGGCCTGTCCGCAAACGAATTGCATAAACAATTTCAAGGTAGAGAGTGAACAATCTAAGGAAAACAAAATTCAAAATATATGAAGATCAGGATTACCTAAGACTAGAAATAGTTATGGTAACAGAGGAGTAGTATTACCCTTTGTATATTATAACAATATATATTGTCCTTTAAAAAAGGGGATAAGGGGAAGAACTCTAGATTTTAATTTTAGATTGCTATCCACTAGTGCTGGGAGCCCAGTACAGATAAAATCTAACACTAATGATAAGCTTCTAAAGCTAGCTAAGCATTGTAAAAAGAATTTTAATGGTCAAATCCAAATGGACAAATTATACCGATTAATGTATGATTCAGCACTGTATGAATTGGCTTATAAAAAGCTAGGCGCTAGTTCTGGGCGCAAACTAGGCGCAAGCTCTGGAGGGAATATAAATCAGGCGGGTATTAATATTAAACCCCTTGACCATAACCACTACCCTTTAGTAGGATCCGCAGAGATGTTATCTGAAGTAATTGAAGGAATTATTGCTGAGTTGAAAGATAGTAGGTTTAGATTTGAAGGAAAAAAGGTAAAAACCCTAGTAAGTAGACCTCTTACTACTTTTAGAAATAAACTGGTACAAGAGGTAATGAGAATGATTTTAGAAGTTATATTCGAACCAACTTTCTCTGAACACAACCATGGGTTTAGGCCAGGAAGGGGATGTCATTCGGCTTTGAAAGAAATTAAGGCGCAAGCTATAAATTTTGGAGTATCAACCTGATATTTTGAAGGAGATATTTCTAAATACTTAGTTACTTGTGCTGACGAAGTTATGCATGCAAGCTCCTCTTTTGTTACTTCGAGACGTGGCGGCGACGGTGGCGGCAAAGCCGCAGCAGCAGCCACGCTCGTAAGTTCTCAAATAGAAAGAGTCTTAATGAATATAATTGAAAATAAAATTAAAGACCGTAGGTTTACAGATTTAATATGAAAAGCTTTAAAAGCTGGATATTTTGAATTTAAAATATTCAAAGATTCAAATACAGGTACTACTCAAGGTGATATACTTAGCCCTATTTTAAATAACATTTATCTAAATGAATTAGATAGATTTATTAGTAAGTTAAAATTAGAGTACGATAAAGGAATTAAACCTAAAGTAAATCCTTATTATGACAAACTTTGTAATATGAAGAATAAAACTCTTGATGTACAAACTAGGAACCGTATCCATAAGTTACACTTGAAGACTCCTTATTATAAAACACTAGACCCTAGTTTCAAGAAATTAGTATATGTAAGATATGCTAATGTTTGGGTTATAGGTGTTAGAGGATCCAAAGAGGATTGTAACATTCTGTTAGAAAAAATAGAAATATTTTTTAAAGATAAATTAAATATTGGGGGCGCAAGCTCTCGCGCAAGCTCGAGTTTTGAGCTTGTGCCTAAAACCCTATCTAGTATAACTAATGCTAAAAAGGTCTTATTCTTGGATACGGTAATATTCAGTAGCTGACACAGAAAACATCAATCTTTGACTTCCAGTTCATCTGGGTTCATGCTAAGAAATGGTAGAGAAATTAGACTTGAAGCACCTAAACAAATAATACTACAAAAACTAAATGAAGCCGGTTTTATAACTAAAGGGAAACCATCTCCTAAATTACTATGACAACATTATAATAAGGACACAATAATAACATTATATAATTCTGTATATAGGTATATTAATTATTATAGTTTTGCTGAAAATATTTCCAAAATTTCTTCATGACTTCACTTTATATTAAAAACTTCTTGTGTGAAATTATTGGCATCCAAATTTAAATTAGGAACTATATGTAAAACTTATTTTAAATTTGGAAAAGATTTAAAAGGAGATAATAAAATCGGTTTTGTGGATGCGATGGCTTATGGAATAAATATTTGAGACTTTAAGATATCAACTAAAGGTATAATTCAAATCCTATATGCTGGAACAAAAACCTCTAGAGGCGGAGCCGCGAAGCCGCTAAGGAGCAAAGCCGCGAAGCCACAAAGCCGCCGCACTAAAATTTAATAAAATTAATGGATTAATGGTTAAAATAGTGCTTTCGAGGAGGCTACGTATACGAAGTATGCTTTATATATAGCGCTATATATAGCGCAAGCTCCTCTTCGACATACTTTGTCAGTATGTATGTATGTCAGCACTAATATTATTATAACCAGACAGTAATACCACTATATATATAATGCAAACGCTTAGTATATTAAAATTGGAGAGCCGTATGATGGGAAACTATCACGTACGGTTCGGGAAAAGGTATATATACTGATAAGAGGTATACGTATCTAGTTCATTCTCAAGTAGGTTTACATGTATGATTACCTATGGCGATGGAAGGTCCTACTCCTGTATCAGCATTAATACATGCAGCTACTATGGTAACTGCAGGTGTATATTTACTAATGCGTAGTTCACCATTAATTGAATATAATAGTACAGTTTTATTATTATGTTTATGATTAGGTGCGATAACTACTGTATTTAGTTCTCTTATAGGTCTGTTCCAACAAGATATAAAAAAAGTTATAGCTTATTCCACAATGAGTCAATTGGGAATGATGGTTATAGCTATAGGTTTATCATCTTACAATGTAGCTTTATTCCACTTAATAAATCATGCATTTTATAAAGCGCTATTGTTTTTAGGAGCAGGTAGTGTTATACACGCTGTAGCTGATAACCAAGATTTTAGAAAGTATGGTGGATTAATAAATTTTCTACCTTTAACATACTCTGTTATGTTAATAGCGAGTTTAAGTTTAGTTGCTTTCCCTTTCATGACAGGTTTTTATAGTAAAGATTTTATTTTAGAATCTGCTTATGGACAATTTAGTTTTTCAGGTGTAGCTGTATATATAATTGCTACTATAGGTGCAATATTTACAACGCTATATTCTGTTAAAGTTTTATACTTAACTTTTATTTCTACACCTAGCGCACCTTTACATACTTATAAAGGTGCTCATGAAGGTGATTTATTCCTTACTTTACCCTTAATAATTTTAGCTATATTTTCTATATTTTTCGGATTTTTTACTAAAGATATATTCATTGGCCTTGGTTCTAGCTTCTTTGCTGATAATAGTTTATTTATTCACCCAACTCATGAAATCACTATCGATACTGAATTTGGAGTTCCTGTATTTTGAAAATTACTTCCTTTTGTATTTACAGTTTCATTTAGTATTGTAAGTTTAGTGTTATCTGAGTATTTACCAGAATTAGTAATAAAATTTAAATTAAGTAGATTAGGTTATAATATTTTTGGTTTCTTCAATCAACGTTTTTTGATTGAATTATTTTATAATAAATATATCACAAATTTAATTTTAGATTTAGGGGGACAAATGACTAAGATATTAGATAAAGGTAGTATAGAACTATTTGGGCCTTTTGGCTTAGAAAAAGGGTTAGTTAATTTTAGTAAAAATATATCATCTCTAAGTACAAGTCATGTAACGACTTATGCATTATATATTTTAGTAGCTTTTATTTTATATTTACTTTATAATTATTTATCTTTTAATTTTTTGCCATTTCTTATAGCTGGACTCACTATACTAACAACGATATAATGTTCTTATTTTTATTTTTTATTTTTATGTATTTTTTTAGGCCTAAACTCTATTTTTAGAGTAAGTGACACAAGCTCTAAATGTAATAGAGTTTTCAATAAAATCTTATGAAAATCATAAAGAAGTACCTGCATATAAAGAACAAATTAGTAAACTGATTGAAAAAGAAAATATATGTAAATCAGCTTTAGAAAATATTGAGTAGGTTAAATTTTTATAAGAAGAAAATAGTAAAGGTAAAGGTAAGGATAATTAAATTTAATGCGTATGTACATACGTACGGCGCCGTCGTACTACGAACCATAGCTATTTAAGTAATGATTTTTTAGTAAGTGAATCAAGCAAGCATACTTCGTACACCAGGACTTGCCTGGCTTAGCCAGGCAAGTCCAATAAGCCCGGCAAGCTGTATATAATATATAATAATAAAGGGTAAATCTTATTGCTATATAATCATAAAATGATTATATAGCAAAGTGATTATTATTATAAAAAAAATGTAGAGGATAAGGATTTAATTTATACACGAACTCTTAATATAAAGTCAGTACGTCTATTACCACTAAAGTGCAGGCTGTTATATTTATACTAAGATGTCTGTTTAGAATCCAAATCTTATGTATATTTGCTGCTTGCGCCCGGGCTGGCTGGCTGGTGGCTACGACGCATCAGCAGCAGAAGTAGGCGGGACCAGGCTACGCGTGTACGACGGCGCATGTCTGTATGCTTGCTGTTATTTTTTTTAGATTCTATATAACATGTATAATGATATAATATAATATTATATAATAATATTTCAATATAGAATAAATTGTATTTTATTATTTTTTTATGTTTTTTTTAATTAATAAATTAGTTATGAATTTTGATGCTCCTAGTCCTTGAGGTATATATTTTCAAGATAGTGCTACTCCTCAGATGGAAGGGTTAAATGAATTACACGATAATATAATGTATTATTTAGTAGTTATATTATTTGCTGTAGGATGAATTTTATTATCTATAGTTATAAACTATGTTAGTACAAAATCACCAATCTCACATAAATATTTAAATCACGGTAGAGATGTGCCTATTCAAAAGTGTTTTAAGTTTAAAGGTAACT is a genomic window containing:
- the nad5 gene encoding NADH dehydrogenase subunit 5, producing the protein MYLSIIILPLLGCIVSGFLGRKVGVKGAQLITCSNVVITTILSILAFIEVGFNNIPVTINLFRWIDSEWFNIIWGFQFDSLTVSMLIPVLIISSLVHIYSISYMSSDPHNQRFFSYLSLFTFMMIILVTANNYLLMFVGWEGVGVCSYLLVSFWFTRIAANQSSISAFLANRVGDCFLTIGMFAILWSLGNLDYSTVFSLAPYINSKVVLIIGICLLIGAMAKSSQVGLHVWLPMAMEGPTPVSALIHAATMVTAGVYLLMRSSPLIEYNSTVLLLCLWLGAITTVFSSLIGLFQQDIKKVIAYSTMSQLGMMVIAIGLSSYNVALFHLINHAFYKALLFLGAGSVIHAVADNQDFRKYGGLINFLPLTYSVMLIASLSLVAFPFMTGFYSKDFILESAYGQFSFSGVAVYIIATIGAIFTTLYSVKVLYLTFISTPSAPLHTYKGAHEGDLFLTLPLIILAIFSIFFGFFTKDIFIGLGSSFFADNSLFIHPTHEITIDTEFGVPVFWKLLPFVFTVSFSIVSLVLSEYLPELVIKFKLSRLGYNIFGFFNQRFLIELFYNKYITNLILDLGGQMTKILDKGSIELFGPFGLEKGLVNFSKNISSLSTSHVTTYALYILVAFILYLLYNYLSFNFLPFLIAGLTILTTI